CACCTTCTTCCGCTCAATCCCCGCGAGAGCTTTGCGGAGCCAGATGTCCGGCGTCAGCGTTTCTCCCGACTGCGTTGTCTGGCCAAAATGCATGTCGGAGACAAAGGCGAAGCGCAGCGTATCGCTCTGTCCGTACGATTGCTCCCCCCACCATAAAAGCGCGAGAATCAGTACGATCCCCGCCGATCGTATCCGGTTGCACACAATGACCTCCACAGTCCTTCTGCTGTTTTGGAATGCTTGCTTTCGATGGCTTCCTTGTTTGGCCCCTGCGTTGTAGCCTTTCTTCCTCACTGCATGGTGGGACTCTTTCTCCATCCCGCCCGAGGCAACGTGGCTCTAAATCCCTGAGTTTGATCAATCCTCCATTGAGTACTCGCCATTGCCGTTCGGCAAAATGAGCTTTGCATCCAATCGTAACTGTGTAAGCTGGTGATTCGTGTTCTTGAGCTTTGCAATGAGTATCTCTGCTGCTCTTCTGCCCATCTGATCATTGAATTGTTCGACCGTGGGGTAATATGGCTTCTCGTAACTGTTGTTATACCCGAAAATGTGGCAGTTGTCGGGAACTCCTTTGCCGGCTTCAGCCAGTTTCCTGTGCAAGTACGGTATCATCGTGTCATGGTTGAGACAAATCCCCACATTCTTGTGCCGCCCGCAAAGCGTGTCGATCGAATCGACAAAGTCATCAATCATCATGACCGTGCCTTCCGGCTTGCCATACAGCATTTTGATGGCACGTTTGTACCCAAGTTGCTTCTCATCCGACGATGATGCAGTAACCGAGGAATCGTTTGAAGGAATGAAGATGATGTCATCGCATGAGCGGTTGTACCGCAAGTAGGAACAAACCCGGCCCATAGCATCGATATTGTTGATGATCACATAGTCGGTCTCGAGTTCGGGTATGTACCGGTCGATCAGTACGAAGGGATAGTTCTTCTCCTTGAGCCTCTTGATGTGAGAGTAGTCCTGCTTATAGTGATCTTCCATGAAAACGATCATTCCATCCACGTGCTTGGCAAGGAGTTTGTCAACCGTTTCTTTTTCCTTTTCAAGGCTCATATTCGAGATGGAAACGAGAAGGCTGATGTTCGCTTTCTCGAGCGCATCCCTGACTCCAGTCAGAATATCGAGCATAATTCTATGGGCGCTGAAATCCTTCGGAATAATGAGCGCAACGGTCTTGTTGTTCATCGCCTTTGAGGGAACGCGATTGACATAGAGGCCTTTGCCCTGATGTTTGGTAATGATTCCTTCGTTCTGCATCTCTATCAGTGTCCGGTGTACGGTCGCATAGCTGACGTCATAGTTTTCGATCAGTTCAGACACTGTTGGCAACTTATCATGTTGCTTGAGACCATGCTTCATGATGTGTGCGATGATGTCGTTGCGTAGGGTTTCGTATTTCTTCTTAGCGGCCATGGTTATCTCGTGGTAGTGGTGCGATTGTTCAACAGAGCATTATCGATCTGACAAGGATGCTGAGAGGGCCCAGAACCCATCCTAAAAACCCTCACGCCCGCCTGTCTCTGGAATTTCCCGAGGCGGGCAGGCAAAGTCGCAAAGACGCAAAGCTATCTAATATATATGATTCTTAGCGACTTTGCGCCTTGGCGTGATTCTTATCTTCTTTTTTCAGATAGGTTCTAGTTCTCCTTCTTGTCTTTCACTTGTTCCGGTTCATTCATCTGCTCTCCTGGATTGGATGACGGCAAGCGTCTGTACCAGAACCAATACAAACCAAGCAGGGAAACAACGAACACCGGTAACGTAACTTGAAACGCCGAAAACGAGCGGATCATGAGCTGCATGGGCAACAGGAAGAGCGTAACCTGCCAGACAACGGCAAACGGTATTGCGAGGAGGTCGTCTCTGTGCTCACGGAGCATCGCTTCTCTCGCGGCCGGGTCCAGCTTCTCCCGGCACGGTTTCCAAAATCCGAACGGCCTGGTTGTATCGTAGAAATGTCTCAGCACCTTTTCGTCCGTTGGCGCTGTCAAGTACGTCCCAAGAATAGTTGCAGTGAGCGATACCATAGACACGAGCACGAACTGCTGCCACTCGGGAAGGCCGGGCAAGATGAAGGACTGTGCAATCGCAGCGGCGATTCCCACCGTCGTCCCGATCGCAAACCCCCCTCCGTTGAATCGCCACCAGTAGAACGTCAACAACGACGGTATGGCAAGTCCGCCGCCCAATCCCATCATGATCCACCCCCAGATCTGATTGATGCTTTGAATGTTGTATGCCAAGAAAAGACCTGCGAGCACCAGGATTGCGGCAAACAGGTACGAAGATGCAATCAGCTCCCGGTTCGTTGCGCTGGGTCTCATGTGCCGTTGATAAATATCACGCGTGAAGTATCCCGTCGTCAAGTTCACCTTCGCATTGAACGAAGAAAGAGCCGCAGCGACAAACGCGATGAGCATGAAACCTCGTATCCCTACCGGTAAATAGAGAAGAATCACAGCCGGGATGATACGTTCCGCATTGACGGTCCCTTCGTAGCTGACCAGGTGCAGCTTCGACTGCCAGTCGTCACGCAGCAGCGATTGAATTCCCTGGACCAGATCGGGGGAAAACCGCTCCGGGAAATTCTGTATGTCGGCCAGCGTGTCTGCCCATCGCTCTTTCGGTATGCCCTGGATATGTGTCTTGATCAAGTGGGCAACCTGTGACAACACGGTCTGGTCGGGAAAGAGACCGCTCACCAGAAACAGTCCCATGATTGCCAGCCCGATCATCATCGGCCAGCGGAGCATCATAAGTGAAGTCCAGAGAAACGTCATGGTTCCGCACTCACGCTCGCTGCGGGCGCCAAAATACCTCGGATCGGCACCGGCGGAAGACATCCCGATAAACGCGCTACGAATAAAATAGAAGGTCGCGAACAACGTCAGGTCCTGATAGACTTCATATCCTTTCGGCATGGTTGCATGCAAGGGAAGGGAAAAGCTCATCCATTGGGAATCACCCGTTACGCGTAGGGCCGCCGCGGCCAGGCTCGGCCCATCGGCGATATGCGTCGCTGCCAGGACCGTGATAAGCACGATTGCCGATATCACAATCACAGATTGGAACAAGTCGGTGTATACGACACCGTAGAAGCCGGAGACAATCGTATAAAGCGTGGCCACAGCGATCATTACCAGCGCGCAGGCTGCTGGAGAAAACGGCAGAAACATCGACACAAACATTCCGAGCGCTTTGATCATGTAGGCGAGCATGCCGACCGTGGTCGTGATGACTGCCACCGCCGAAATAAACCGGGCGAACTTTCCGCCCCAATTTGTGCCGAAGCGGTATTCCATCCACTCGGCTCCGGTCATGCATCGCGATCGATAGTGCCATTTGCCCGTCCACACCATCATGAACGCCAGGACCAGCACGGCACCACCTCGGAATTCCACGTAGAGTCCGCGTGGTCCGAGCAAATAGAGAAACGAAACAATCAGCATTGTCCCGGCCATGTCCATGTACGATGCCATTCCCGAGATGCCCATCGCCCACCACGGCAATCGCTTTCCTCCCAGAAAGTAATCCTCCAGGCTCCTGGAGGCCCGCTTCCTGAAATAGAAGCCCAGTCCAACCAGAACGAGCAGGTAGGCCGCAATGACCAGATAATCAGTTGTATTCAATGAACCCATAGGGAATCGCCGCTATTTGATCAAGAGCATTTTCTGTGAGACCCTCAGTGACCCCGACTCTAAACAGCACGGGTGAATCCCGCCCGTGACAAGTCACTTCGTGCGCGACATGTGATTTGTCGTTCCTATCTAACCAGAAGTAATTTCTTTGTGAAGAACTGACCATCTGATTCCCCCTCGGAATCACCCCACACTCGCATCCGACAAATGTACACCCCACTCGCCACCTGCATTCCGGCATTATCCCCTCCATTCCACAGAACCTGGTACTCTCCGGCTGCCTGACGATCCTGGACGAGCAACGAGATCTTCTGTCCCATCATGTTGAATACTTCAATGTCGACGTTGCTGCGTCGGGGTAGTACGTAGCGTACCGTGGTCGATGGATTGAATGGATTGGGATAATTTTGCTTGAGTTCAGAGGCCGAGGGAATAAGCGATGTTGCTGGATCAGCACTACTCAAGCTCCGACCACGATATTTCTCGATCGCCCAAGAACTTTGATAACTGCTGTCAACGAAATTTACCGTGTTACCATACTCAACGACTATTTTCGTTGTTCCCTTGGGAGCAAAGATATTGAACACATTATTGTTTCCACCAATATTCGCGTCGTAGGGGATGTTGTCATAAGTGACAATAACACCAGAACAGCCTGTGATGGGGTATGTTGCTTCGAACCCAATCCCCCCTTGTGACCCATTGTTGTACGTCAAAATGTCCAATTGATTGCGCTGGCATATGCCATCAGCTATTTTGTTTCTCAAATAGATTCCCGCTTGCGATGAAACATCTTGTACCCGGCAATTGTTGTAGATTACTGCCTGGATATAATTATCCTCAATTTTTGCGCCAGGCCCGTTATTTGGACAGTTGAGACTAAATCCAGAATGCGCATTTCCAGAGGCCTCGCACGCATAAAATTTGTTTCTGCTTACATCCGCTCCTTTGTCCGGGTTGCTGTTCTCACGAGCATAGAATCCGAATCCTACCGCACTTCCGCTATTTCGTGCCATACACCGATTGAATCGGCTGTCCTTACATTTGATTATGAAGTTGTCGGACCAGTTACTATCCGCGATACAATCATTCCATGTATTATGATCTCCCCTGTCACCAAGACCATTTCCAACAGTTGATATTTTTTTGCCGTGATGTTTTCCCACAAGCCTGTCGCAAATATTATTGTTGCAACCAAGTTCAAACGTAAAGCCTTTTCCGTAATTCTGAGTGGTAAAATCAGAAAAATGCGAATAAGTCACTTTTTGGAAATTGATGCAACTCCCTTCTGTCGTCTGATTTGCCAAATTACCATCGTAGACCCCGCCGCTCATATGTATATTCGTAGCACCTGCAGCTGGATCTGTAATCATTGTTCTGTTTACAGCCTTGCCCAGTTGAATACTCCCATTCAACACCCATAGTATGTTCGATTTGAGTACGATCGTATTTCTTATGATAAAATTACCGTTCAAGATGATCGTTTCTCCGAATCCGAGTCCATTAACAGCATTCTGGATGATCGCATAATCATCTCCCCCCCCTGTCGGCGTTATCGTTTTTGTTTGCGCCGCGAGTGTCTCACTGGATATTACTATGAAACTGAAGAAGACAAGAACGAACATTCCAGTATCCTTTGCCAACGGGCGCATACTTTTCCTTTTCATGACTCTCAGAAGCTCCGGATGTTCTTCATAATAGCAAGTCCTCCACGCTTTTTATTATGACATATCTCCGTGCGATGAACTGCCACATGCTCCGAGCACAACACTTCGTGTTACCACAACATCACGGCGCCGCAGAGCGCTGTTTGCCTCATTCCAATAGGGTGAGTTCACTTTCTGTTTTTCAAGCGCATAGCAATGCACAGCATGAATCTGAGGAACCATCAATACTCAGCCAATTGGATTTGTTCAACGTATAGCCGGACGTTACTGAGTTCATTATATCCCTTGAATTCATACCAGCTTATTATCGGACTAGATTTCTTTCCCCAACTCCTTTTACAAGCGGGTAGTTAGCATCCTTCAAATACGCTACTAATTGTGAGCGTAATTCTTCGGCTATCTCTTTGTTCTTAAACCGTTCAGGATTTGTGCCTAAAAGATTGTTCAGTTCAAACGGATCGTTTTTCAAATCAAAAAGAGCTTCAATATTTTTGCCGCCGTGTCGATGCGTAGTCATCAACTTCCAACGTTCTGTGCGAATCATTATTGACGGGACACTACCATTTGACCACTGCCATTCGGAAACAGCAAAGTCGTATTTTGGAGATTGGGTACCCTCCATGACACCTTTGAGAGAATAACCATCAGTCGGGATTGATTTGACTCCGGCATAATCGAGAATTGTCGGGAAAATATTGAGCACTGAAACCGGAGTTGAAATGGTTTGACCAGCTTTTATTTTGCCTGGGTGGCGAACTAAAAACGGTACCCGAACAGATTCTTCATAAAAACAAAACTTACCACGCATTCCATGAGCTCCCAGCATTTCACCGTGATCGGAAACAAATATGACCAACGTATTGTCAGTTAATTGCAGTTCATCCAATTTATTCAGAATCTTTCCAACCCAATCATCAATTTCAGTAACAAATGCATAGTAATTCGCGGTCATGTATTGCACTTTGTCTTTTTCATTATAAGGCGAATCTATTTTGCCGGGATTGTACGGTGAATTCTCCCTTCGGTCTTGAATTGAAACAGGAGTCACCATATCCTTCGCCTTATACATCGATGCATAAGGTTCGGAGGGAGTTATTGGCACATGGGGACAGTGAAAGGAGCAAGTGAGGACGAAGTTTTTGTCTTTCAGCCGTTCCAATGCCGCAACCGTTTGCCTGCCTTGCACTGCAGTAATTGTATAATCGACTGGCAAATCGAGCACTCCATGGACATCAGCCTGACTCAATTTTTGTTTTCGTTCCTCTTCAGGTATTATGCCCGTTGGCAAATATTTATAATACCGGTCGGTCGGATCAAGTTTGTAAGGAACAACGCCACCATAGAACGTCGTTTCGTACATTTCACCAGGTTTCAAGGATCTTGTTTTGAAATGCTCCTGAATGTATTTCACATAAATGGGTTCCCACTGAACAATAGGGGCAGTGCCTGTCAATCCTTGTACCGGAGGGTTCATATAAACTCTCGCCATGTGTTCCGGCGAATGAAATTTGCCGTATACTTCGGTGGAATATCCCCTTTTCGCAAGAATTTCATCGAAAGTGGGATAATAACATTCCCCTGTTTCGACATCATGATTTTCTCGTATTGTCGTTGTCTCCGTTAATCGTCCAGTTAAAATAGAGGTACGGGCAGGTACGCAAACCGGGCATGGTGTAATCGCCTGACTAAAATTAACTCCTTCGCTTGCCAATTTGTCCAAATGTGGCGTTTTGATCATTTTGTTTCCTGAATAACCAACTGCATTCCATGCCTGCTGGTCGGTCATTATCAACAGTACATTTGGATACCTTTCATTCTGTCCATAAGCCACAGTAGTCGTAGAAAATACCCCGGCAACCAGCAAGGCGGCTGCTTTGTGATATAGTTGTTTCATGACGGTCTGTAATTTATTTGTTTCCCTCGTTGTGGCCATATTTCTTACCATTGTCCGAAGTGGGTTCAATTTCTTTTTTCAATCAGCCCCGACCAGTTCTTCCACCGCATACTCTTTTCTTTGAACGACCGACACTGCCAAGCGGCCTATGGATTCTTTCCTGGCGTAAGTGACTTGTGCGTTTTCAACCACTCCATGCCCTTCTCATCCTGGAAGAAGTCCATCCAGACGTAATAGAGCTTCCTGCCTTCAGCAACCACAGAACCATGATCACTCCCCGAGGGAATGTGGAAGAGTTCGTGTTCTTTCAGAGCCGTCCTCGCGCTGTCGGATAGGACCGTAATATCATTGTGTTCGAGCCCCAGGAAATACTGTTCCAGCATCGGGTGCCGATGGCGTTTTACCGTGTCGGGACCAGTAGTTTCCACTGTACCAACTGCCATGCGCGGGACAATGTTCTTCGGAAGCAGCGTGCGGCTCACGGTTTTGGGGCTCTTGATCGCTTCACCGTACGGTTCGCATTCACTGAATGACTTCACGTACGCTACGCTGTTCAGGTCCGTGTGGGCTGCGAGGTTCTCCCGGTCCACGGGAGTAATTGTAAGACGCAAGATGAGGACATCGAGCCCCTGGGGACCGCTCGCTTTCATGTCCACACTCCAACCCATCGGAAAATGCGCAATGGCTTCTTTCGCAACCGGATGTCCTTTCCCCTTCGCAGTGATCATTCCTTTGCCGGAAAGCACGAGGAATACTCGATCTTCCTTGGTGGACGCCTGCTCGCGGTGCGTTACACCAGGTGCCAGCGAGATCATGGTGCTGCGAATTCCCGGAATCTCGCCAGGCAGAATTTCTCGTGCGATAGCAGTTTTCGCAGCTTTGCGCGCTGCTTCTCCAATATTGAGCTTCACGACCGGTGTGATGGTTGTCGGCGCGGTTACTTCCCCTGCTCCTACGACTATGCCGATGAGCAAAGTGAACAACACCACGCTCAGAGCAGTGCGTACCCAAGTGCGAACAGTTTTCATTATTTCTCCCGAATGATTGTTAAGTGTCATGTGCTTCTCCTATCTCACCAGAAGTAATTTCTTTGTAAAGAGCTGACCATCCGACTGCCCATCGGAATCACCCCGTACCCGCATTCGACAGATATACACCCCGCTCGCCACCTGCATTCCGGCACTATTCACTCCATTCCACAGAACCTGGTACGCTCCGGCTGCTTGACTATCATGGACGAGCAACGCGATATTCTGTCCCATCATGTTGAATACTTCAATGTCGACGTTGCTGCGCCGGGGTAGTGCGTAGCGGATCATGGTCGATGGATTGAATGGATTAGGGTAATTCTGATAGAGTTGGAATTCCTGAGGAACTTGTGCCCTCACGTCGCCCACACTCGTCGGCGGATTGATCGAAACAATCACCGATGAAAACCGCGAGTCCATGGTTTCGCTCGTCGATCCGGAGCCCGCAGCCAGTCCCACCGCCACGGCCGGATCCATTGGGACAGTGAGTCGATACAGGGTGTCTTGCCATACAATGCCGTCCTGTGATGTGTAGGTCGTGAAGAGGTTTCCCGAGCGAACGACCCGGAGCCAGCGCGGGGCGTTCTTGCCGTATGCATCGTGCGTGATCGATTGGACTGGAGCCGTCGGAGACACCCGGAAGGAAGATTGCATCCCAAATTGAGGATAGAGGCCCAGCATCACGAAACGCGAGCTCACATCCTGCGACTCCCGAATCATCACTCCGGCAAACGAACCTCCCATCACTTGCTCTTGTGTCTCGAGCCTGGCTGTGATGCAGACGTTGCCGCTGAACGGTTGGGAAAGGAAATTGAAATTGTCGCCGCCGTACATCAGTCCCCTTCCCGCGCCCAGCACGTACCATAGTCCATTCTCGAGAACAGCACTTCCTTTCGAAGAACCGCCGAGATCGGATCTTGACCAGGGGGCCGGTATGCCTCCGGTAAGGCGCAGCTCCAGACTATCAAGATAAGCGCTGAAATCGCCCTCACCGGATGGATTGCTGTACCCAACGAGAATCTCCTGAATCTGCTTACCCTCAGCAAAACTCCCCACCGGGCAGACGACTTTCGTCCATCGCTGCAAAACGCCGCGCGGAACGGAAAGAGGGAGAGAGTCGTTTGCAGTCGCCTTCAATTCGGTCAGCCGGCTCCCATCCGTGAAAAGGAGATCGACGTGAATCCGCCGCCCCAGCTCAGTCTGAGGATTCAAAGAATAGATCAGGACAGTCGACGCAAAAACCCGCACTTTCGTTTTGAACACTTTGAAATAGATCGACGAGACAGATGCGCTGCTGTCAC
The Ignavibacteriales bacterium DNA segment above includes these coding regions:
- a CDS encoding sulfatase-like hydrolase/transferase, yielding MKQLYHKAAALLVAGVFSTTTVAYGQNERYPNVLLIMTDQQAWNAVGYSGNKMIKTPHLDKLASEGVNFSQAITPCPVCVPARTSILTGRLTETTTIRENHDVETGECYYPTFDEILAKRGYSTEVYGKFHSPEHMARVYMNPPVQGLTGTAPIVQWEPIYVKYIQEHFKTRSLKPGEMYETTFYGGVVPYKLDPTDRYYKYLPTGIIPEEERKQKLSQADVHGVLDLPVDYTITAVQGRQTVAALERLKDKNFVLTCSFHCPHVPITPSEPYASMYKAKDMVTPVSIQDRRENSPYNPGKIDSPYNEKDKVQYMTANYYAFVTEIDDWVGKILNKLDELQLTDNTLVIFVSDHGEMLGAHGMRGKFCFYEESVRVPFLVRHPGKIKAGQTISTPVSVLNIFPTILDYAGVKSIPTDGYSLKGVMEGTQSPKYDFAVSEWQWSNGSVPSIMIRTERWKLMTTHRHGGKNIEALFDLKNDPFELNNLLGTNPERFKNKEIAEELRSQLVAYLKDANYPLVKGVGERNLVR
- a CDS encoding cupin domain-containing protein; this encodes MKTVRTWVRTALSVVLFTLLIGIVVGAGEVTAPTTITPVVKLNIGEAARKAAKTAIAREILPGEIPGIRSTMISLAPGVTHREQASTKEDRVFLVLSGKGMITAKGKGHPVAKEAIAHFPMGWSVDMKASGPQGLDVLILRLTITPVDRENLAAHTDLNSVAYVKSFSECEPYGEAIKSPKTVSRTLLPKNIVPRMAVGTVETTGPDTVKRHRHPMLEQYFLGLEHNDITVLSDSARTALKEHELFHIPSGSDHGSVVAEGRKLYYVWMDFFQDEKGMEWLKTHKSLTPGKNP
- a CDS encoding T9SS type A sorting domain-containing protein, with the translated sequence MKRKSMRPLAKDTGMFVLVFFSFIVISSETLAAQTKTITPTGGGDDYAIIQNAVNGLGFGETIILNGNFIIRNTIVLKSNILWVLNGSIQLGKAVNRTMITDPAAGATNIHMSGGVYDGNLANQTTEGSCINFQKVTYSHFSDFTTQNYGKGFTFELGCNNNICDRLVGKHHGKKISTVGNGLGDRGDHNTWNDCIADSNWSDNFIIKCKDSRFNRCMARNSGSAVGFGFYARENSNPDKGADVSRNKFYACEASGNAHSGFSLNCPNNGPGAKIEDNYIQAVIYNNCRVQDVSSQAGIYLRNKIADGICQRNQLDILTYNNGSQGGIGFEATYPITGCSGVIVTYDNIPYDANIGGNNNVFNIFAPKGTTKIVVEYGNTVNFVDSSYQSSWAIEKYRGRSLSSADPATSLIPSASELKQNYPNPFNPSTTVRYVLPRRSNVDIEVFNMMGQKISLLVQDRQAAGEYQVLWNGGDNAGMQVASGVYICRMRVWGDSEGESDGQFFTKKLLLVR
- a CDS encoding GntR family transcriptional regulator yields the protein MAAKKKYETLRNDIIAHIMKHGLKQHDKLPTVSELIENYDVSYATVHRTLIEMQNEGIITKHQGKGLYVNRVPSKAMNNKTVALIIPKDFSAHRIMLDILTGVRDALEKANISLLVSISNMSLEKEKETVDKLLAKHVDGMIVFMEDHYKQDYSHIKRLKEKNYPFVLIDRYIPELETDYVIINNIDAMGRVCSYLRYNRSCDDIIFIPSNDSSVTASSSDEKQLGYKRAIKMLYGKPEGTVMMIDDFVDSIDTLCGRHKNVGICLNHDTMIPYLHRKLAEAGKGVPDNCHIFGYNNSYEKPYYPTVEQFNDQMGRRAAEILIAKLKNTNHQLTQLRLDAKLILPNGNGEYSMED